In the genome of Candidatus Omnitrophota bacterium, one region contains:
- the atpD gene encoding F0F1 ATP synthase subunit beta, translating into MPNIDNKPEDSAITQDGLEKEKAQAPVEQPATDSLSVDPIPGKIVAVQGPVVDVEFPPSKTTPSLFILLTTKTFDGREVLMEVAEHITSTRARCISLSSTLNLQKNADVFDTGSSVKIPIGDELFGRVVDVSGKPLDKGPIIDTGVKHPIRRPVPKNVFNICDKLGSKPEVLETGIKVIDLLYPLVKGSKTGVLGGAGCGKSVIILELINNIVSKHSGACVFCGIGERIREGNELYYELKEHNLLDKVMLAFGQMDQPPGARYEVVNTGITMAEYLASKNKDVLLFMDNIFRFVQGGAEVSTLLGRVPSETGYQPTLASEVAAVQERIRSIEGGGSITAFQAVYVPADDFTDPAVVAIFSYLDSVITLSRELVQKGIYPAIDPLTGSCTNLDYNIVGRKHYDISQQVIFLLNKYRQLYKIVQVIGLEELSKEDRSSYTRAEKMINFMTQPFVVGEIYIGKKGEYVTIPDLIESCAKIIDGRMDKVDAKNFYMIGKVKD; encoded by the coding sequence ATGCCAAATATTGACAATAAACCCGAAGACAGCGCTATCACGCAAGACGGATTAGAAAAAGAAAAAGCGCAAGCTCCTGTAGAGCAGCCTGCGACAGATTCTTTGTCTGTGGATCCTATTCCTGGCAAGATAGTCGCTGTGCAGGGCCCGGTTGTAGACGTGGAGTTTCCTCCCAGCAAGACTACCCCTTCGCTTTTTATCCTGCTTACCACCAAGACTTTTGATGGCCGCGAAGTATTGATGGAGGTGGCAGAGCATATTACAAGTACGCGCGCCAGATGCATATCTTTGTCTTCAACGCTTAATTTACAGAAAAACGCGGATGTTTTTGATACGGGCTCTTCGGTTAAAATACCTATCGGGGATGAATTGTTTGGCAGGGTTGTGGACGTGTCCGGAAAACCTTTAGATAAAGGGCCTATTATTGATACCGGAGTAAAACATCCTATCCGCAGGCCTGTGCCAAAGAATGTTTTTAATATATGCGATAAGCTGGGTTCAAAGCCCGAGGTTTTGGAGACTGGCATCAAGGTCATTGATTTATTATATCCTTTGGTAAAGGGCAGTAAAACTGGAGTCTTAGGGGGAGCCGGCTGCGGTAAGTCAGTTATTATCTTGGAACTTATTAATAATATTGTCAGTAAGCATAGCGGCGCGTGCGTGTTTTGCGGAATAGGAGAGCGTATCCGCGAGGGAAACGAACTTTATTATGAGCTAAAGGAGCACAATCTTTTAGATAAGGTAATGCTGGCCTTTGGGCAGATGGACCAGCCTCCAGGAGCGCGTTATGAAGTGGTGAATACCGGGATTACTATGGCAGAATATCTGGCGTCTAAGAACAAAGATGTGCTTTTATTTATGGACAATATATTCAGGTTTGTGCAGGGAGGCGCTGAAGTATCAACACTTTTGGGGCGCGTTCCTTCAGAAACCGGCTACCAGCCGACACTTGCTTCAGAAGTAGCCGCGGTTCAAGAGCGTATTCGCTCCATAGAAGGAGGGGGTTCTATCACGGCGTTTCAGGCGGTATATGTTCCGGCAGATGACTTCACTGATCCGGCAGTCGTTGCGATATTTAGTTACCTGGATTCAGTTATTACTCTTTCCCGTGAATTAGTCCAGAAAGGTATTTATCCTGCCATAGACCCGTTGACAGGCTCATGTACTAACCTTGACTATAATATTGTGGGGAGAAAACATTATGATATCTCGCAGCAGGTGATATTTTTGCTTAATAAGTACAGGCAGCTTTATAAGATAGTCCAGGTTATAGGCCTTGAAGAGTTATCCAAAGAAGACAGGAGCTCTTATACCCGCGCGGAGAAAATGATTAATTTTATGACCCAGCCGTTTGTTGTCGGAGAAATATATATTGGTAAAAAAGGCGAATATGTGACGATCCCTGATTTGATAGAAAGTTGCGCTAAGATTATTGACGGCAGGATGGATAAAGTGGATGCCAAGAATTTCTATATGATCGGAAAAGTGAAAGATTAA